From one Brachypodium distachyon strain Bd21 chromosome 4, Brachypodium_distachyon_v3.0, whole genome shotgun sequence genomic stretch:
- the LOC106866719 gene encoding uncharacterized protein LOC106866719: protein MSTIVNELNTLDDHNITDLMQNRRFFRALLMEYTTVCELIKHRLDFKELTPTWVLGRIVSYELDQEEKRLTHGSGSSSKKNNIALKAKKSSKKIVSSSEESEDSSSSDEESNSNDKLALFVKRFNKKFGSKFGNKLKHQGESSSSKFRKSACRKKSDMAKRACFNCGKKCHFIAECPEKADEDKEKKGFKKHSHKKSHDRYKKKDWKKDSAHKKGKYYSRAHVGESLHSGHRLGKAYASGGREWVMDSGCTNHMTGEKKMFSSLELGPQHHENITFGDNGKGKSTVVEIFKKFARRAQNEFEVSIKGVRSDNGTKFKNLMMEEFLDEFGVKHEFSAPHVSQQNGVVERKNPINTACHASNRLYLHRLLKKTPYELISNRKPDVSYFRVFGSKCYILNKKNRRAKFDSKCDEGFFFGYPSNAHAYRVFNNTTKVVEIAKDVQFDESNGSQEEQLPMSVDIEEISGNIQKMAIGDIRLEEVKQSESGINNEEGASQAEEPNQTGTSTPAEEHTTASNEAQPSTAGGEVHHSKICKRIQKDHPVDQILGDIRRVEPKTTDEALSDPDWVMAMHEELNNFKRNQVWTLVERPRQNVIGTKWVFRNKQDEDGIVMRNKARLVAQGFTQVEGSSSKDAMDAAAMASGEIPYRPQVVHIDPILLAAFNEETLPETLMSHVEGLIVGKIQSEEWEQNRNLRVARRLEEEERAEKERVEKEKAEAALKKKEEKKFAELQKKKANRAKSDARKKAAEKSNEVQGGNEEVDREKTEYEKTRDAAREIRREIGLKARNDPAAPSDTEESQDLPQTVLSKKITMTCQASEIAEVKKTAKEFGLRIKVPAGRSTSTSSSMAVEAIPLTKVPQKKKAIDTLVPDTSNVKLTSLLDKQEQAASSPTVLSEHTAQQEGDETDADAPVPTPEVRVKKAVKKKSVAPSEPSDPSSSSDEEKEEEKKEEEKEKEPTQEYDDLMEIDRLPEDLLKTAPKKK, encoded by the exons ATGAGCACTATTGTGAATGAGCTGAATACTCTTGATGATCACAATATCACTGacttgatgcaaaacagaaggtTTTTTCGTGCTCTCCTCATGGAGTACACCACTGTCTGTGAGTTGATCAAGCATAGGCTAGACTTCAAGGAATTAACTCCCACCTGGGTGCTTGGAAGAATTGTGTCCTATGAGCTTgaccaagaagaaaagaggttGACCCATGGTTCGGGATCCAGttcgaagaagaacaacaTTGCACTCAAGGCCAAGAAATCATCCAAGAAGATTGTTAGCTCcagtgaagaatctgaagacTCATCTTCGTCTGATGAAGAATCCAACTCCAATGACAAACTTGCTCTATTTGTGAAGAGATTCAATAAGAAGTTTGGAAGTAAGTTTGGAAACAAGCTGAAGCATCAAGGTGAATCCAGCTCCTCCAAGTTTCGGAAATCGGCTTGTCGGAAGAAATCTGATATGGCCAAGagagcttgcttcaactgtggcaagAAATGTCACTTCATTGCTGAATGTCCCGAGAAAGCtgatgaagacaaggagaagaaaggattCAAGAAACACTCTCACAAGAAGAGCCATGACCGTTACAAGAAGAAGGATTGGAAAAAGGACTCTGCTCACAAGAAGGGGAAGTATTACTCTAGAGCACATGTTGGTGAATCATTGCACTCTGGACATAGGCTTGGCAAG GCATATGCATCCGGAGGAAGAGAGTGGGTCATGGACTCCGGATGTACAaatcacatgaccggtgagaagaaaatgtttagctCTTTAGAACTTGGTCCTCAACATCATGAGAACATCACTTTTGGTGACAATGGTAAGGGAAAG AGCACAGTAGTTGAGATCTTCAAAAAGTTTGCACGTAGAGCCCAAAATGAGTTTGAAGTATCCATCAAGGGCGTGCGAAGTGACAATGGAACAAAATTCAAGAACCTGATGATGGAAGAATTCCTCGATGAGTTCGGCGTGAAGCATGAGTTCTCTGCACCTCATGTttctcaacaaaatggggtggtggagaggaagaacc CCATCAACACCGCTTGCCATGCTTCAAATCGCTTGTATCTTCATcgacttttgaagaaaacacCATACGAGCTCATCTCCAACCGCAAGCCTGATGTGTCATACTTCAGAGTCTTCGGAAGCAAATGCTACATCCTTAACAAGAAGAATAGACGAGCTAAGTTTGATTCTAAATGCGACGAAGGTTTCTTCTTTGGTTATCCCTCGAATGCACATGCTTATCGAGTCTTCAACAACACCACAaaagttgttgaaattgctaaGGATGTGCAGTTCGATGAATCTAACGGCTCCCAGGAAGAGCAATTGCCAATGTCTGTAGatattgaagaaatttcaggaaatatccaaaaGATGGCCATTGGTGATATTCGTCTAGAAGAAGTCAAGCAAAGTGAATCCGGAATTAATAATGAAGAAGGCGCTTCACAAGCGGAAGAACCTAACCaaaccggaacttccacccCAGCTGAAGAACACACTACTGCTTCAAATGAAGCACAACCTAGCACTGCTGGTGGTGAAGTACATCATTCGAAGATCTGCAAAAGAATCCAGAAGGATCATCCTGTCGATCAAATTCTTGGAGACATCAGGAGAG TTGAGCCAAAGACGACGGATGAAGCACTATCGGACCCGGATTGGGTAAtggctatgcatgaagaactgAATAATTTCAAGAGAAATCAAGTCTGGACCCTTGTGGAAAGACCAAGGCAAAATGTCATCGGCACCAAGTGGGTCTTCAGAAATAAGCAAGATGAAGACGGAATCGTCATGAGGAACAAAGCACGATTGGTTGCACAGGGCTTCACTCAGGTTGAAG GTTCTTCATCGAAAGATGCTATGGATGCTGCTGCAATGGCTTCTGGAGAAATTCCATATCGTCCTCAAGTCGTTCATATTGATCCAATTCTTCTTGCTGCATTCAATGAAGAAACGCTCCCAGAGACTCTCATGAGCCATGTTGAAGGTCTGATCGTTGGCAAGATTCAGTCTGAAGAATGGGAGCAGAACCGCAATTTGCGTGTTGCCAGAAgattggaggaagaagaacgtGCTGAAAAGGAACGTgttgagaaggagaaggccgaAGCTGCcttgaagaaaaaggaagagaagaaatttGCTGaactgcagaagaagaag GCTAATAGGGCTAAGAGTGATGCTCGGAAGAAAGCCGCCGAGAAATCCAATGAAGTACAGGGCGGAAATGAAGAGGTTGACCGTGAAAAGACTGAATATGAGAAGACGAGGGATGCAGCTCGTGAGATCCGTCGCGAGATCGGTCTCAAGGCCAGAAATGATCCAGCTGCCCCCTCTGATACTGAAGAAAGTCAAGATTTACCTCAGACTGTTCTTTCAAAGAAGATCACAATGACTTGCCAGGCGTCTGAAATTGCTGAAGTGAAGAAGACTGCCAAGGAGTTTGGTCTAAGGATCAAAGTTCCTGCTGGAAGAAGTACCTCCACTTCATCATCTATGGCAgttgaagcgatccccctcaCAAAGG ttcctcagaagaagaaagctattGACACCCTTGTGCCAGATACATCAAATGTCAAGCTTACTTCACTTCTTGACAAACAGGAACAAGCTGCGTCATCTCCCACAGTATTGTCTGAGCACACCGCTCAGCAGGAAGGAGATGAG ACTGATGCAGATGCCCCAGTGCCCACGCCGGAAGTCCGTGTGAAGAAAGCTGTTAAGAAGAAGAGTGTTGCACCGTCCGAACCGTCCGACCCAAGTTCCTCGAGTgatgaggagaaagaagaagagaagaaggaagaagagaaagagaaagaaccCACGCAAGAGTATGATGATCTGATGGAGATTGATCGTCTGCCGGAAGATCTGCTGAAGACTGCGCCAAAGAAGAAATGA